From Gemmatimonadaceae bacterium, the proteins below share one genomic window:
- a CDS encoding DoxX family protein, with translation MSPIPERFAPYTHAALRIFAGAAFFSHGAQKLLGWFGGFGPDGGTAELMSRFGAAGTIETLAGACILLGFGTRWAAFLASGEMAVTYFWMHSARVGSIWWWENRGEVVMLFCFIFLMLSAAGSGPWSIDAARAGGSPQKTAD, from the coding sequence ATGTCCCCCATTCCGGAACGATTCGCCCCGTACACGCACGCTGCCCTACGGATCTTCGCCGGCGCTGCGTTCTTCTCGCACGGTGCCCAGAAGCTGCTCGGCTGGTTCGGTGGGTTCGGGCCCGACGGCGGAACGGCGGAGTTGATGTCGCGCTTCGGCGCCGCGGGGACCATCGAGACGCTGGCGGGGGCCTGCATCCTGCTCGGATTCGGCACGCGCTGGGCCGCGTTTCTCGCCTCGGGCGAGATGGCCGTGACCTACTTCTGGATGCATAGCGCCCGCGTCGGCAGCATCTGGTGGTGGGAGAATCGCGGCGAGGTCGTGATGCTGTTCTGCTTCATCTTCCTGATGCTCTCGGCGGCGGGCTCGGGACCGTGGAGCATCGATGCCGCGCGGGCTGGCGGATCGCCGCAAAAAACCGCAGATTAG
- a CDS encoding cupin domain-containing protein → MSAINTSKTTVTFHRWSDMPKEPVTDQISRRLVTGQGMMLAHVYLAKGAVVPKHQHHNEQLTYILEGALRFWIGEHGEETMDVHAGEVLHIPSNVWHKAEALEDTLDVDVFNPPREDWLNHTDSYFHQK, encoded by the coding sequence ATGTCAGCCATCAACACAAGCAAGACCACGGTCACCTTCCATCGCTGGTCCGACATGCCGAAGGAACCCGTCACGGACCAGATCTCGCGCCGCCTTGTCACCGGACAGGGCATGATGCTCGCCCACGTCTATCTCGCGAAGGGTGCGGTGGTGCCGAAGCACCAGCACCATAACGAGCAGCTGACGTACATCCTCGAAGGCGCGCTGCGCTTCTGGATCGGGGAGCACGGCGAGGAGACGATGGACGTGCACGCCGGCGAGGTGCTGCATATCCCGTCGAACGTGTGGCACAAGGCCGAGGCGCTGGAGGACACGCTGGACGTGGACGTGTTCAATCCGCCGCGCGAGGACTGGCTGAACCACACGGACAGCTACTTCCACCAGAAATAG
- a CDS encoding SDR family oxidoreductase, translating to MDLGIRGRTAFVAAASRGLGFAIADALAAEGVNIACCARSESVYGRAGELSQQHGVDALGIVADVAVPDDVTRAVGAAVERFGAVDILVTNAGGPPPGPFESHDAAAWQKAIALNLESVVNLTRAVLPGMRERRWGRILNVTSIAVKQPVDGLILSNSVRAAVTGFARTLANEVAGSGITVNNLMPGYTRTERLEQLADANAGARRSTREEEFARWEQQIPMGRVGEPSEFAALAAFLASERASYITAQSIAVDGGWIRSLL from the coding sequence GTGGACCTCGGGATTCGGGGCCGCACGGCCTTCGTCGCCGCGGCGAGCCGCGGGCTGGGCTTCGCCATCGCGGACGCGTTGGCCGCCGAGGGCGTGAACATCGCCTGCTGCGCGCGTTCGGAATCGGTCTACGGCCGTGCGGGAGAACTCAGCCAGCAGCACGGCGTGGACGCGCTCGGCATCGTCGCGGACGTCGCCGTGCCGGACGATGTGACGCGCGCCGTGGGCGCGGCCGTCGAGCGATTCGGGGCCGTGGACATCCTCGTCACCAACGCGGGTGGGCCGCCCCCCGGCCCCTTCGAGTCGCACGACGCCGCGGCCTGGCAGAAGGCGATCGCGCTCAACCTCGAAAGCGTGGTGAACCTCACGCGCGCGGTGCTGCCGGGCATGCGGGAGCGACGCTGGGGACGCATCCTCAACGTCACGTCCATCGCCGTCAAGCAGCCCGTGGATGGCTTGATCCTCTCGAACAGCGTGCGGGCCGCCGTCACGGGGTTTGCGCGGACGCTGGCGAATGAAGTCGCAGGCAGCGGCATCACGGTGAACAACCTGATGCCCGGCTACACGCGCACGGAGCGACTCGAGCAGCTCGCCGATGCCAACGCCGGCGCCCGCCGCAGCACGCGCGAGGAGGAGTTCGCGCGCTGGGAACAGCAGATTCCGATGGGTCGCGTGGGCGAGCCGTCCGAGTTCGCCGCACTCGCGGCCTTCCTGGCCAGCGAGCGCGCCAGCTACATCACGGCGCAGAGCATTGCCGTCGATGGCGGCTGGATCCGGTCCTTGCTCTAG
- a CDS encoding branched-chain amino acid transaminase — protein MAKLSETQFIWRDGEFIKWQDAQVHLLAHSVQFGSAVFEGVRCYATPKGPAIFRLREHLQRMVTSCKIYRMPLKYTVDELVEASRAVIRKNQMTECYLRPMVLRGYGAAGMVPFDSPVEVYLPCWPWGAYLGPKALEQGVDACVSTWNRVAPNTIPAAAKIAGNYLGGQLIKMEALANGFDEAIALGPDGMISEGSGQNVFAVEGGVLYTPPIDGTLLPGITRSAVIALAEELGIRVVVQPLAREVLYTCDELFVCGTASEVTPIKSVDKLPVGNGKPGPVTRKLQQLYLDVVNGRVEDTRGWLTYV, from the coding sequence GTGGCAAAGCTCAGCGAGACCCAGTTCATTTGGCGCGACGGCGAGTTCATCAAGTGGCAGGACGCACAGGTGCACCTGCTGGCGCACTCCGTGCAGTTCGGCTCCGCGGTGTTCGAGGGCGTGCGCTGTTACGCCACGCCGAAAGGCCCAGCCATCTTTCGGCTGCGCGAGCACCTCCAGCGTATGGTGACGAGCTGCAAGATCTACCGAATGCCGCTCAAGTACACCGTGGATGAGCTGGTCGAGGCGAGTCGCGCGGTGATCCGCAAGAACCAGATGACCGAGTGCTACCTGCGCCCGATGGTGCTGCGAGGCTACGGCGCGGCGGGCATGGTGCCCTTCGACAGCCCGGTCGAGGTCTATCTGCCCTGCTGGCCCTGGGGTGCGTATCTCGGGCCGAAGGCCCTCGAGCAGGGCGTCGACGCCTGCGTGTCCACGTGGAATCGCGTGGCGCCGAACACGATCCCCGCCGCCGCCAAGATCGCCGGCAACTACCTCGGTGGCCAGCTCATCAAGATGGAAGCCTTGGCCAATGGCTTCGACGAAGCCATCGCGCTGGGCCCGGACGGCATGATCAGCGAAGGCTCGGGACAGAACGTGTTCGCGGTGGAAGGTGGTGTGCTCTACACGCCACCGATCGACGGCACGCTGTTGCCGGGCATCACACGCAGCGCGGTGATCGCGCTGGCCGAGGAGTTGGGGATTCGCGTCGTGGTGCAACCGCTGGCGCGCGAGGTGCTCTATACCTGCGACGAGCTGTTCGTCTGTGGGACGGCCAGCGAAGTGACGCCGATCAAGAGCGTGGACAAGTTGCCGGTCGGCAACGGCAAACCCGGACCGGTCACGCGGAAGCTGCAGCAGCTCTATCTCGACGTGGTGAATGGCCGCGTAGAGGATACGCGCGGATGGCTCACGTACGTGTGA
- a CDS encoding transporter gives MRPRRLVRPPTLHSPLAVFAPFLLAACAATAGDRAPFPISTDRPSVSATQALVPAGRTLVESGAVVGEDGDERFRQAGEVVIRHGLSDQFELNVGLPSYRAVEQRTVTGSAFSQETRGLTDGLFALRAALYAPDAQSGLTPTLALLAGTTIPTGSEFGATRALPSATLIANWSLPRGFGFATNVGLVAVENGDPQPTATGVLSATVGARLGLFAEAALARSDASWGKTLSVFGATYLLTPRLQLDLAHRRRGPASAYRDVGIGLSVAR, from the coding sequence GTGAGACCGCGGCGTCTCGTGCGCCCGCCGACGTTGCATTCGCCGCTCGCGGTGTTTGCTCCGTTCCTGCTGGCTGCCTGCGCCGCGACGGCCGGAGACCGCGCGCCCTTCCCGATTTCGACGGACCGCCCCAGCGTGTCCGCCACACAGGCACTGGTGCCAGCGGGGCGCACGCTGGTCGAAAGCGGTGCCGTCGTCGGCGAAGATGGCGACGAACGCTTCCGGCAAGCCGGCGAAGTTGTCATTCGCCACGGGCTGTCGGACCAGTTCGAACTCAACGTCGGCCTGCCAAGCTATCGCGCAGTGGAACAGCGGACGGTTACGGGCAGCGCATTCTCGCAGGAGACCCGCGGTCTCACCGACGGCCTGTTCGCCCTGCGCGCAGCGCTCTACGCGCCTGATGCCCAGTCGGGCCTGACGCCGACGCTCGCGCTCCTCGCCGGCACGACCATTCCAACGGGCAGCGAGTTCGGCGCCACGCGCGCCCTCCCCAGCGCGACGCTGATTGCCAACTGGTCGCTGCCGCGCGGGTTCGGTTTCGCGACGAACGTCGGCCTCGTCGCCGTCGAGAACGGCGACCCCCAACCCACGGCGACCGGCGTGTTGTCGGCGACCGTGGGCGCGCGCCTAGGCCTCTTCGCCGAAGCGGCGCTGGCGCGCTCCGATGCCAGCTGGGGCAAGACACTCTCGGTGTTCGGCGCCACCTACCTGCTCACGCCGCGCCTGCAGCTCGATCTCGCGCATCGTCGTCGTGGACCGGCGTCGGCATACCGCGACGTGGGCATCGGCCTCTCCGTCGCGCGCTGA
- a CDS encoding DUF2156 domain-containing protein, with product MPALAAAFVEAAGHAGNRAVFFGTEGGLAGAPAFARLRIGEQPTWEPVRWSARLAKHRSLREQLRRARAKGVGVRESHDPAERAEAAAGHGPLARLLEAWRAARPMATMGFLVHPEPFLHAPERRLLVAEREGRPVGLLSLVPMGPDAWLAEHLLRAPDAPNGTAELLIHDAMQRLAAEGATAVSLGLAPLAGHITWWLRVARTLSRPLFNFAGLAAFKRKLQPDSWTPIYLAYPRSIGPVRALLDSLRAFAEGSLLRFAAASIVRGPTWALRLLEWLLVPWTALLAMVPTDRWFPSVSVHLAWVLFDIALWSALRLRRKRRRAWLSPWLAMATTMDAMLTGWQIAAWNAARMQGPSDAVVLAIGLLGPAAASVLLWGAYRRERAPQRIE from the coding sequence GTGCCCGCGCTTGCAGCCGCGTTCGTCGAGGCCGCCGGCCACGCCGGGAACCGGGCCGTGTTCTTCGGGACGGAGGGCGGACTGGCCGGGGCACCTGCGTTCGCCCGCCTGCGCATCGGCGAGCAACCCACCTGGGAACCGGTCCGTTGGAGCGCGCGGCTCGCCAAGCACCGCTCGCTGCGCGAGCAACTGCGCCGCGCACGTGCAAAGGGCGTTGGCGTCCGGGAATCGCACGACCCGGCGGAGCGCGCCGAGGCCGCTGCGGGTCACGGGCCGCTCGCGCGCTTGCTCGAGGCCTGGCGCGCCGCACGGCCGATGGCGACGATGGGGTTCCTCGTGCATCCCGAGCCCTTCCTGCACGCGCCGGAGCGCCGCCTGCTCGTGGCCGAACGCGAGGGGCGCCCCGTCGGACTGCTCAGCCTGGTCCCGATGGGTCCCGACGCGTGGCTGGCCGAGCACCTGCTGCGCGCGCCGGACGCGCCGAATGGGACCGCGGAATTGTTGATCCACGACGCGATGCAACGGCTCGCGGCCGAAGGCGCGACGGCGGTGTCGCTTGGGCTCGCGCCGTTGGCGGGTCACATCACCTGGTGGCTGCGTGTGGCGCGGACCCTGTCCCGTCCGCTATTTAACTTCGCGGGCCTGGCGGCGTTCAAGCGCAAGCTCCAGCCTGATAGTTGGACGCCGATCTACCTCGCGTATCCGCGTAGCATCGGCCCCGTGCGTGCGCTGCTCGACTCGTTGCGCGCCTTCGCCGAGGGTTCGCTGCTGCGATTCGCCGCGGCAAGCATCGTGCGCGGCCCGACCTGGGCCCTGCGACTGCTGGAGTGGCTGCTGGTCCCGTGGACGGCCCTGTTGGCCATGGTGCCGACGGATCGGTGGTTCCCGTCCGTGTCGGTGCATCTGGCCTGGGTCCTGTTCGACATCGCGCTGTGGAGTGCACTGCGCCTGCGCCGCAAGCGACGGCGCGCGTGGCTCAGTCCCTGGCTCGCGATGGCAACGACGATGGATGCCATGCTGACGGGGTGGCAGATCGCGGCCTGGAATGCGGCGCGGATGCAGGGTCCAAGCGATGCCGTGGTCCTCGCGATCGGGCTGCTCGGACCGGCGGCCGCCTCGGTGCTGCTCTGGGGCGCGTACCGCCGCGAGCGCGCGCCGCAGCGAATCGAGTAG
- a CDS encoding methyltransferase domain-containing protein, with the protein MPSRTPHRSIEWWKSYFDQGYLNEYSPLFNEQEDRAQVSRILDLLELPAGSRILDLACGQGRHAQLLAEAGHQVDGYDLSKELLAEAKRRRGGRNPHYTRGDMRRLPLRWRRRFDAVLNLFTSFGFFDDPADDAKVMVQCARVLKPGGVMLWQGGSRDGVMAKFLSRDGWEATDGTIVVQDRSFDPLSGFLTIRSTWQSRRKTEHREHRIRLYTATHLAELMRAAGLVVEQAWDSFTDGPLTRRSSEMLLVARREA; encoded by the coding sequence GTGCCCTCCCGCACCCCGCATCGCAGTATCGAGTGGTGGAAGTCCTACTTCGACCAAGGCTACCTGAACGAGTACTCCCCGCTCTTCAATGAGCAGGAAGATCGCGCCCAAGTCTCCCGCATCCTCGACTTGCTCGAGCTGCCAGCCGGCTCGCGAATCCTCGACCTCGCCTGCGGCCAGGGCCGCCACGCCCAGTTGCTCGCCGAGGCCGGCCATCAGGTGGACGGCTACGATTTGAGCAAGGAACTCCTCGCCGAAGCCAAGCGTCGCCGCGGCGGAAGGAATCCGCATTACACCCGCGGCGACATGCGGCGTTTGCCGCTGCGCTGGCGGCGACGCTTCGACGCCGTGCTGAACCTCTTCACCAGCTTCGGCTTCTTTGACGATCCCGCGGACGATGCCAAGGTGATGGTGCAGTGTGCGCGCGTGCTCAAGCCGGGCGGCGTGATGCTCTGGCAGGGCGGCAGTCGCGATGGCGTGATGGCCAAGTTCCTCTCGCGCGATGGCTGGGAGGCGACCGATGGCACGATTGTCGTGCAGGATCGCAGCTTCGATCCGCTCTCCGGATTCCTGACGATTCGCTCCACCTGGCAGTCGCGCCGGAAGACGGAGCATCGCGAGCACAGGATCCGCCTCTACACCGCGACGCATCTGGCCGAACTGATGCGAGCGGCGGGACTCGTGGTGGAGCAGGCCTGGGATTCCTTCACTGATGGACCGCTGACGCGAAGGTCCAGCGAGATGCTGCTCGTGGCGCGGCGCGAGGCATAG
- a CDS encoding ParB/RepB/Spo0J family partition protein → MATAKKKRAAKKSKKAAAAKTRGLEARKLAGAEPPAAVRALAARIANDGGDVLGTYRDPLGSRWQLLAALPIDAVAPTPYQRDLSETHVARLADAIDKLDRFLDPIVAVPADDGMYWTPNGHHRLGAMRQLGAKAITALVVPEPEVAHRILALNTEKAHNLRERSLEVARLAEALAELDAGPEKSYAEVFEEAPLITLGLCYMEDGRFSGSVYHPILKRVDQFLTMRLPVALDERRARAAKLLELNQHVNSAVKALKERGLESPYLKAFVVARINHLRFVKDKHPDFDSTLDKILGAAKRFNAGNVKPDQVARSGGAPASDEG, encoded by the coding sequence ATGGCGACGGCAAAGAAGAAGCGGGCCGCGAAGAAGTCCAAGAAGGCTGCGGCTGCGAAGACGCGCGGGCTGGAGGCGCGGAAGTTGGCGGGGGCGGAGCCGCCGGCGGCGGTGCGGGCGCTGGCCGCGCGGATTGCCAACGATGGCGGCGATGTGCTCGGGACCTATCGTGATCCGCTGGGGAGTCGCTGGCAACTGCTCGCGGCGCTGCCGATTGATGCCGTCGCGCCGACGCCCTATCAGCGCGACCTCTCCGAGACGCACGTCGCGCGGCTTGCCGATGCCATCGACAAGCTCGACCGCTTCCTCGATCCGATTGTCGCCGTGCCGGCGGATGACGGCATGTATTGGACGCCCAATGGGCACCATCGCCTCGGCGCGATGCGGCAGCTTGGGGCCAAGGCCATCACGGCCTTGGTCGTGCCCGAGCCGGAAGTCGCGCACCGCATCCTCGCGCTGAACACCGAGAAGGCGCACAACCTCCGCGAGCGCTCGCTCGAAGTGGCGCGCTTGGCCGAGGCGCTCGCTGAACTCGACGCCGGACCCGAGAAGTCCTACGCCGAGGTCTTTGAGGAAGCACCCCTCATCACGCTGGGGCTCTGTTACATGGAGGACGGCCGCTTCTCGGGCAGCGTCTACCATCCCATCCTCAAGCGGGTCGATCAGTTCCTCACGATGCGCCTGCCGGTTGCGCTCGACGAACGGCGCGCGCGGGCGGCCAAGTTGCTGGAGCTCAACCAGCACGTGAACAGCGCGGTGAAGGCACTCAAGGAGCGCGGGCTCGAGAGTCCGTACCTCAAGGCCTTCGTCGTGGCGCGCATCAACCACCTGCGCTTCGTGAAGGACAAGCATCCGGACTTCGACAGCACGCTCGACAAGATCCTCGGCGCGGCCAAGCGCTTCAACGCGGGGAACGTGAAGCCGGATCAGGTGGCGCGCAGTGGTGGCGCGCCGGCGTCGGACGAAGGCTAG
- the meaB gene encoding methylmalonyl Co-A mutase-associated GTPase MeaB, whose translation MIETLLPALFEGRKAAIARAVSIVEDRRDGWERLLAACHPRIGGARRIGITGPPGAGKSTLTTLLAELYLEQGLRVGVVAVDPTSPFTGGALLGDRIRMEKVALREGVFIRSMATRGSLGGLAAATREVCDVLDAAGMQRILVETVGVGQSELEIARLADSSAVVLVPESGDSIQTLKAGVMEIADLFVVNKADRPGAERLGRELELMLGLRSGRTMRDVPAHGGDASHSGATATGADDATAWTPPVLQTIGATGDGVPALAEAFERHFAYLEASGALQARRRARLRERVVDAVHEEVRARLWRDADLAAWLDGRLGALERGTTTPLAEAKALLAQAASRGLF comes from the coding sequence ATGATCGAGACCCTGCTGCCCGCGCTGTTCGAGGGCCGCAAGGCGGCCATCGCCCGGGCCGTGAGCATCGTCGAGGACCGGCGCGACGGCTGGGAGCGATTGCTGGCGGCCTGTCATCCCCGCATCGGCGGCGCGCGGCGGATTGGTATCACGGGACCGCCCGGGGCGGGGAAGTCCACGCTCACCACGTTGCTGGCCGAGTTGTATCTCGAACAGGGCCTGCGCGTCGGTGTCGTGGCGGTGGATCCCACCTCGCCCTTCACCGGCGGCGCGTTGCTCGGCGACCGTATCCGGATGGAGAAGGTCGCACTGCGCGAGGGTGTGTTCATTCGCTCGATGGCGACGCGCGGATCGCTGGGCGGGCTCGCCGCTGCGACGCGCGAGGTCTGCGACGTGCTCGACGCGGCCGGGATGCAGCGCATCCTCGTGGAGACCGTGGGTGTGGGGCAAAGCGAGTTGGAGATCGCCCGGCTCGCTGACTCCAGTGCCGTCGTGCTCGTGCCCGAGAGCGGCGACTCGATCCAGACGCTCAAGGCCGGCGTAATGGAGATCGCGGACCTGTTCGTGGTGAACAAGGCGGACCGGCCCGGTGCGGAGCGGCTGGGGCGCGAACTCGAGTTGATGCTTGGCCTCCGCAGCGGTCGGACGATGCGCGACGTGCCGGCGCACGGCGGCGATGCGTCCCACTCTGGCGCCACGGCCACTGGTGCTGATGATGCCACAGCGTGGACGCCGCCCGTGCTCCAGACCATCGGCGCGACTGGCGACGGTGTGCCGGCACTGGCCGAGGCCTTCGAACGGCACTTCGCCTACCTCGAAGCCTCCGGTGCGCTGCAGGCGCGGCGGCGCGCCCGACTGCGGGAGCGCGTGGTGGACGCCGTGCACGAGGAAGTGCGCGCCCGCCTCTGGCGCGACGCGGATCTCGCTGCCTGGCTCGACGGGCGGCTCGGCGCGCTCGAGCGCGGGACCACGACGCCCTTGGCCGAGGCCAAGGCGTTGCTGGCGCAGGCCGCGTCACGCGGATTGTTCTAG
- a CDS encoding DUF21 domain-containing protein: MAFWTILILVSVVGVLTSAATALRTVSRIWLRHWAERRLAGAGTATLYLERPQRLLIAAGTGIAGVVFGLGAVLGLQRGDNAALLAQDLLIAAALLLVIGQLLPRALARRWPAEVLPLVLPILRVMERLTAPLALVAMRLVRRLRGPLPVEASGPNAALDELLREGEMEGMGGAEERAIISGVVEFGDTRVREAMTPRSEIVAVDRAAPADQVAHLVAQSKYTRVPIYDGTLDHVVGMVTSWDVIARPEAPLRAPRPVALADPDEPCHALMRRMLRDRRHLAIVRGRSGETLGLVTLEDLVEEFVGEIQDEHDDPTSDR; encoded by the coding sequence ATGGCGTTCTGGACGATCCTCATCCTCGTCAGCGTGGTAGGCGTGCTGACCTCGGCCGCCACCGCGCTGCGTACCGTGAGCCGCATCTGGCTGCGTCACTGGGCCGAGCGACGCCTGGCGGGTGCGGGCACGGCGACGCTGTACCTCGAGCGCCCGCAGCGCCTGCTCATCGCTGCGGGCACGGGTATCGCCGGGGTGGTGTTCGGCCTTGGGGCCGTGCTCGGCCTGCAGCGCGGGGACAACGCCGCGCTCCTGGCGCAGGACCTGCTCATCGCGGCGGCCCTGCTGTTGGTGATTGGGCAGCTGCTGCCGCGTGCGCTTGCCCGGCGCTGGCCGGCGGAGGTGCTGCCGCTGGTGCTGCCGATCCTGCGCGTGATGGAGCGATTGACGGCGCCGCTCGCGCTGGTCGCGATGCGCCTGGTGCGCCGGCTGCGTGGCCCGCTGCCGGTGGAGGCGTCGGGCCCGAACGCGGCACTCGACGAGTTGCTGCGCGAGGGCGAGATGGAGGGGATGGGCGGCGCCGAGGAACGCGCAATCATCTCGGGTGTCGTCGAGTTCGGTGACACGCGCGTGCGCGAGGCGATGACACCGCGATCGGAGATCGTCGCCGTGGACCGCGCAGCGCCGGCGGACCAGGTGGCGCATCTCGTGGCGCAGTCCAAGTACACGCGCGTGCCGATCTATGACGGCACACTCGACCACGTCGTCGGCATGGTCACCAGTTGGGACGTGATCGCGCGCCCCGAGGCGCCGCTCCGCGCACCGCGTCCGGTCGCGCTGGCCGATCCCGACGAGCCCTGCCACGCGCTGATGCGGCGGATGTTGCGCGATCGCCGCCACCTGGCCATCGTGCGCGGCCGCTCCGGCGAGACCCTCGGCCTGGTCACGTTGGAGGATTTGGTCGAGGAGTTCGTCGGCGAGATCCAGGACGAGCACGACGATCCCACGAGCGATCGATGA
- a CDS encoding HlyC/CorC family transporter, with the protein MSLLFAAFALAATLVAGICAFADGALLGLDEDEPPSESRLRALFERRERAHRALAFGRILAQLAAGAAASVAMVVSTWVPAALLAPLVVLAGVSLVGIAEVGARAAGDAAGLRGLRAVIGLIEGVEIICAPVVAFGSWVEATLQRLLPAPPMDEADREDAVERFREVVAAEADTDERGEVMIHGVFSLGDTKVREIMVPRVDIVGLERDTPWSEVVDRVRSARHARLVVFDGTLDEVVGVLYAKDLLPALLSDSEPTGGWQSLVRPAQFVPGAKTVEAQLRDFRASRRHLAIVADEFGGTAGLLTLEDVLELIIGDIQDEGDLELPDIEREDGDRFWVAAQVSLEALSELTGQDFTRGDVNTVGGLVMELLGRVPHPGETLTVDGYRLVVEKVLRRRIQRVYLEPVESGPSTEDQR; encoded by the coding sequence GTGAGCCTGCTTTTCGCGGCCTTCGCCCTCGCGGCGACGCTCGTGGCTGGCATCTGTGCCTTCGCCGACGGGGCGCTGCTCGGGCTCGATGAGGACGAGCCCCCGAGCGAGTCGCGGCTGCGCGCCTTGTTCGAGCGTCGCGAACGGGCGCATCGCGCGTTGGCCTTCGGCCGCATTCTCGCACAGCTTGCCGCGGGTGCCGCGGCCTCGGTGGCGATGGTCGTCAGTACCTGGGTGCCGGCTGCGCTACTTGCTCCCTTGGTGGTATTGGCGGGCGTCTCCCTGGTCGGCATTGCCGAGGTCGGTGCTCGCGCGGCCGGCGACGCCGCGGGCCTGCGCGGACTGCGCGCGGTGATCGGCCTCATCGAAGGCGTCGAGATCATCTGCGCGCCGGTAGTCGCCTTCGGCAGCTGGGTTGAGGCCACGCTACAGCGCCTCCTGCCAGCGCCCCCAATGGACGAGGCGGATCGCGAGGACGCCGTGGAGCGATTCCGCGAGGTCGTGGCTGCCGAGGCCGACACCGACGAGCGCGGTGAGGTGATGATCCACGGCGTCTTCTCACTCGGCGACACCAAGGTGCGCGAGATCATGGTGCCGCGCGTGGACATCGTCGGGCTGGAGCGCGACACGCCGTGGTCGGAAGTGGTGGACCGGGTGCGCAGCGCGCGACACGCACGCTTGGTCGTGTTCGACGGCACGCTCGATGAAGTCGTGGGCGTGCTCTACGCCAAGGACCTACTGCCGGCGCTGCTTTCCGACAGCGAACCGACCGGCGGATGGCAGTCGCTGGTGCGGCCGGCGCAGTTCGTGCCCGGTGCCAAGACAGTCGAGGCCCAGCTGCGTGACTTCCGCGCCTCGCGCCGACACCTCGCCATCGTCGCCGACGAGTTCGGCGGCACCGCGGGCCTGTTGACGCTCGAGGATGTGCTCGAACTCATCATCGGCGACATCCAGGACGAAGGCGACCTCGAGCTACCGGACATCGAGCGCGAGGACGGCGATCGATTCTGGGTGGCGGCGCAGGTGAGCCTCGAGGCGCTCAGCGAACTGACCGGGCAGGACTTCACGCGCGGCGACGTGAATACCGTCGGCGGGCTGGTGATGGAGCTCCTCGGCCGCGTCCCCCACCCGGGCGAGACGCTGACCGTTGACGGCTATCGCCTGGTCGTCGAGAAGGTCCTGCGTCGTCGGATCCAGCGCGTGTATCTCGAACCGGTGGAGTCCGGTCCCTCGACGGAGGACCAGCGCTGA
- the ybeY gene encoding rRNA maturation RNase YbeY has translation MARGASRGTAGVVVDVNTEGLRAPAAAARVRDAVAAVMRAERVRHALVSVTLLTSRRMAAMNRKHLGHAGATDVITFGFRDPAGAVVGDVYLCLDVIAENARRFDRPKREEFLRTVVHAALHVLGYAHPDGESRTRSPMWRRQERLLRRVLSA, from the coding sequence ATGGCCAGGGGCGCCTCCCGCGGGACCGCGGGCGTTGTCGTGGACGTCAACACCGAGGGCCTGCGCGCACCGGCCGCGGCGGCGCGCGTGCGCGATGCCGTCGCCGCGGTGATGCGCGCCGAGCGGGTGCGTCACGCGTTGGTGAGTGTCACCTTGCTCACGTCGCGCCGCATGGCGGCGATGAACCGCAAGCACCTTGGGCACGCAGGCGCGACCGACGTCATCACCTTCGGCTTCCGTGATCCGGCCGGCGCGGTCGTGGGCGACGTGTACCTCTGCCTTGACGTGATTGCGGAGAACGCGCGGCGCTTCGACCGGCCGAAGCGCGAAGAGTTCCTGCGCACCGTGGTGCACGCGGCGTTGCACGTGCTAGGGTATGCGCACCCTGACGGTGAGTCGCGCACGCGCTCGCCGATGTGGCGCCGCCAGGAGCGCCTGCTACGGCGGGTCCTGTCGGCGTGA